One Actinospica robiniae DSM 44927 genomic region harbors:
- a CDS encoding DUF4331 domain-containing protein, whose amino-acid sequence MSSHREAPEISTDPVADNTDLYAFVSPDRPDTVTLIANFLPLEDPAGGPNFFEFADDVLYEIHVDNDGDGYADISYQFRFTTTVSDPNTFLYNTGQITSLDSPNWNRRQFAGVTRVEHGSHETKVLGENLACPPCNIGPLSTPDYGRLAAEAVHRLRGGYTVFTGQRAEGFYVDLGAIFDLADLRPFQNLHVGSTMPASGGINATKAKNVHSIALQVPRDELARGGRCPSDVTDPHAVIGVWSTASRQRSRVYDDDGSVTNSGPWVQVSRLGNPLINEVIIPIGQKDRWNSQRPADDKQFVSHYSNPELSGLLTPLYPGVFPNLETLDTSGKPRTDIIAILLTGLPAGIVPGFQNFTGPTQADLLRLNMAIPPTRHKPSNLGLLGMDPAGFPNGRRVFDDVTTIELRALAGLTYALVDKTFTPDAAAGEITQGLTSSNTDVTAENTVHYLPCFPYLGTPHSGFFNPDNNDPAPDLSQTPAGAPGTGDGATEAGVDKKTLVGGAAALGSAAAIAAVAHQRAGRHTEADTAAATGIGSAAFDVDKG is encoded by the coding sequence ATGTCCTCGCACAGGGAAGCACCCGAGATCTCCACCGACCCGGTGGCGGACAACACGGATCTCTACGCGTTCGTCAGCCCCGACCGCCCCGACACCGTCACGCTGATCGCGAACTTCCTGCCGTTGGAGGATCCCGCGGGCGGCCCGAACTTCTTCGAGTTCGCCGACGACGTGCTCTACGAGATCCACGTCGACAACGACGGCGACGGCTACGCCGACATCAGCTACCAGTTCCGCTTCACCACCACGGTCAGCGACCCGAACACGTTCCTTTACAACACGGGTCAGATCACCTCGCTCGACAGTCCCAACTGGAACCGGCGCCAGTTCGCCGGTGTGACGCGGGTCGAGCACGGCTCGCACGAGACGAAGGTGCTCGGCGAGAACCTCGCGTGCCCGCCGTGCAACATCGGTCCGCTCTCGACGCCTGACTACGGGCGGCTCGCGGCCGAGGCGGTGCACCGGCTGCGCGGCGGCTACACCGTGTTCACCGGCCAGCGCGCGGAGGGCTTCTACGTCGACCTCGGGGCGATCTTCGACCTCGCCGACCTGCGGCCGTTCCAGAATCTGCATGTGGGCTCGACGATGCCGGCCAGCGGCGGGATCAACGCCACCAAGGCGAAGAACGTGCACAGTATCGCGCTGCAGGTGCCGCGGGACGAACTGGCCCGCGGCGGGCGCTGCCCGAGCGACGTGACCGACCCGCACGCGGTCATCGGCGTCTGGTCCACGGCGAGCCGGCAGCGTTCGCGCGTCTACGACGACGACGGCTCGGTGACCAATTCGGGCCCCTGGGTGCAGGTCTCCCGCCTCGGCAACCCGCTGATCAACGAGGTGATCATCCCGATCGGGCAGAAGGACCGCTGGAACAGCCAGCGCCCGGCCGACGACAAGCAGTTCGTCTCGCACTACTCGAACCCTGAGCTCTCCGGGCTGCTGACGCCGCTCTACCCGGGCGTCTTCCCGAACCTCGAGACGCTCGACACGTCCGGCAAGCCGCGCACCGACATCATCGCGATCCTGCTGACCGGCCTGCCTGCCGGCATCGTGCCGGGGTTCCAGAACTTCACCGGTCCGACGCAGGCCGACCTGCTGCGTCTGAACATGGCGATCCCGCCGACCCGCCACAAGCCGAGCAACCTCGGCCTGCTCGGTATGGACCCGGCCGGGTTCCCCAACGGCCGCCGCGTCTTCGACGACGTGACCACGATCGAGCTGCGCGCTCTGGCCGGCCTGACCTACGCTCTGGTCGACAAGACGTTCACCCCGGACGCCGCGGCGGGCGAGATCACGCAGGGCCTGACGTCCAGCAACACGGACGTGACGGCCGAGAACACGGTGCACTACCTGCCCTGCTTCCCGTACCTCGGAACGCCGCACTCCGGGTTCTTCAACCCGGACAACAACGATCCGGCGCCGGACCTCAGCCAGACCCCGGCGGGCGCGCCTGGCACCGGCGACGGCGCGACAGAGGCCGGAGTCGACAAGAAGACGCTGGTCGGCGGCGCTGCCGCGCTCGGGTCGGCCGCCGCGATCGCCGCCGTGGCGCATCAGCGCGCAGGCCGTCACACCGAGGCCGACACCGCGGCGGCTACGGGCATCGGTTCGGCCGCTTTCGACGTGGACAAGGGCTGA
- the tatA gene encoding Sec-independent protein translocase subunit TatA — MFLRAFEGWHILIILGLAVVLFGARKLPDSARSIGQSLRIFKSEMKAAGQDGEADPAAPAPILSSAREGGQADHTQEPSSRPNPNTSRE; from the coding sequence ATGTTCCTGCGCGCATTCGAAGGCTGGCACATCCTCATCATCCTGGGGCTGGCCGTGGTGCTGTTCGGTGCGCGCAAGCTGCCCGACTCGGCCCGTTCGATCGGCCAGTCCCTGCGGATCTTCAAGTCCGAGATGAAGGCCGCCGGCCAAGACGGCGAGGCGGATCCCGCCGCCCCCGCGCCGATCCTGAGCTCGGCGCGTGAGGGCGGTCAAGCGGACCACACCCAGGAACCGTCCAGCCGACCGAACCCGAACACCTCACGTGAATGA
- a CDS encoding nucleotidyltransferase domain-containing protein: protein MHKHVMTAESALSVIAELDSHEVRACIGGGWAVDALMGMQTREHSDLDLWLPAADLDPLIAAFSQLGIDRVLPWGGDRPWNFVLHDGENLRVDLHLYEELADGAVHYGSVLDAYRFTMADLGGEGQILDKVVRCETPEWSLRCHAGYTPRAIDFSDVTHLCARFGFPLPEPFRTS, encoded by the coding sequence ATGCACAAGCACGTCATGACAGCCGAGTCGGCATTGTCAGTGATCGCGGAGCTTGACTCTCACGAAGTACGAGCCTGCATCGGTGGCGGATGGGCCGTTGACGCGTTGATGGGCATGCAGACGCGCGAGCATTCCGACCTCGACCTCTGGCTTCCAGCAGCTGACCTCGATCCCTTGATCGCCGCCTTTTCGCAGCTCGGCATCGACCGAGTGCTCCCCTGGGGCGGTGACCGGCCATGGAACTTCGTGCTGCACGACGGTGAGAACCTCCGGGTCGATCTTCACTTGTACGAGGAACTCGCCGACGGAGCCGTTCACTACGGCAGCGTGTTGGACGCATACCGCTTCACCATGGCCGACCTCGGTGGCGAAGGCCAGATCCTCGACAAGGTCGTGCGCTGTGAGACCCCTGAATGGTCACTGCGATGCCACGCTGGGTACACGCCACGTGCTATTGACTTCTCTGATGTGACACACCTTTGCGCCCGGTTCGGGTTCCCTCTGCCCGAACCTTTTCGCACCAGCTAG
- a CDS encoding transcriptional regulator, whose protein sequence is MSAAPEPAKAEPCGLDEAFATMPKLKLAAFLAGCAESEFGAIVENCDMSASTLSRTATAQEELGYVRIRKGHVGRRPRTWLSLTPKGRTAFEKHLAALAHLTEQGRAHDAVHSQ, encoded by the coding sequence GTGAGCGCCGCGCCCGAGCCCGCCAAGGCCGAGCCCTGCGGTCTCGACGAGGCGTTCGCCACCATGCCGAAGCTCAAACTCGCCGCATTCCTGGCCGGGTGCGCAGAATCAGAATTCGGTGCCATCGTAGAGAACTGCGACATGAGCGCCTCCACCCTGTCCAGGACCGCCACCGCCCAGGAGGAGCTGGGCTACGTGAGAATCCGCAAGGGGCACGTCGGCCGCCGTCCGCGCACCTGGCTTTCGCTGACCCCCAAGGGCCGGACCGCGTTCGAAAAGCACCTGGCGGCACTGGCTCACCTCACCGAACAGGGCCGAGCCCATGACGCCGTCCATTCCCAGTGA
- a CDS encoding inorganic phosphate transporter has product MTSQDWILTLVVITALGFDFTNGFHDTGNAMATSIVTGALPPRIAVGLSALLNLVGAFLSLEVAATIASGLVSTTAVTLTVVIAALVGAILWNLATWFLGIPASSSHALIGGVIGATMAAAGSHAVKWQGLVSKVIVPAVLAPIVAGLVAGIGTYLVHRVLRGLDPRGTDRGFRLGQIGSASMVSLAHGTNDAQKTMGVITLALIADHNVAANAKAPTWVIVSCGLAIALGTYVGGWRVIRALGKGLVEIEPPQGMSAESASASVILLSTHFGYSLSTTHVATGSILGSGAGKQGAEVRWHVARRMAIAWVITLPAAGLAGALAFWVANGIGGTGGPVLVFMLLVLASVGIYAASRHPAVTPENVNAAWTGSLHPDPQPTAAGQGSSEGAGA; this is encoded by the coding sequence GTGACCAGCCAGGATTGGATTCTCACCCTCGTCGTGATCACGGCGCTGGGTTTCGACTTCACCAACGGCTTCCACGACACCGGCAACGCGATGGCGACGTCCATCGTGACCGGCGCGCTCCCGCCGCGCATCGCCGTCGGCCTGTCCGCGTTGCTCAACCTCGTCGGGGCGTTCCTTTCCCTCGAGGTCGCCGCGACCATCGCCAGCGGTCTGGTGTCCACCACGGCGGTCACCCTCACCGTGGTCATCGCCGCACTGGTCGGCGCGATCCTGTGGAACCTCGCCACCTGGTTCCTGGGCATCCCCGCGAGTTCGTCGCACGCGCTGATCGGCGGGGTGATCGGTGCGACGATGGCCGCGGCGGGATCGCACGCGGTCAAGTGGCAGGGGCTGGTCTCGAAGGTCATCGTCCCGGCGGTGCTCGCCCCGATCGTGGCCGGCCTGGTCGCCGGCATCGGCACCTACCTGGTGCACCGGGTTCTGCGCGGTCTCGATCCGCGCGGCACCGACCGCGGGTTCCGGCTCGGACAGATCGGGTCGGCGTCCATGGTCTCGCTCGCGCACGGCACCAACGACGCGCAGAAGACCATGGGCGTGATCACCCTCGCACTGATCGCCGACCACAACGTGGCCGCGAACGCCAAGGCACCGACCTGGGTCATCGTCAGCTGCGGGCTGGCCATCGCACTGGGTACTTACGTGGGCGGCTGGCGGGTCATCCGGGCGCTGGGCAAAGGCCTGGTCGAGATCGAGCCGCCGCAGGGCATGTCCGCGGAGTCCGCCTCCGCCTCGGTCATCCTGCTCTCCACCCACTTCGGCTACTCCCTGTCGACCACGCACGTGGCCACCGGATCGATCCTCGGCTCGGGCGCGGGCAAGCAGGGTGCCGAGGTGCGCTGGCACGTCGCGCGCCGGATGGCGATCGCCTGGGTGATCACACTGCCGGCCGCCGGGCTGGCCGGCGCCCTGGCCTTCTGGGTGGCGAACGGGATCGGCGGGACGGGCGGGCCGGTGCTCGTCTTCATGCTCCTGGTGCTCGCCTCGGTCGGCATCTACGCCGCCTCGCGCCATCCGGCCGTCACCCCGGAGAACGTCAACGCCGCGTGGACCGGCTCGCTTCACCCCGACCCGCAGCCTACGGCCGCCGGCCAGGGCTCGAGTGAAGGAGCCGGCGCGTGA
- a CDS encoding YhgE/Pip domain-containing protein: MKSDPRLPVRAGKLLRVRAVWMVPLVLGSVVIAVMTAVYISAVADPVSHLRGLPVGLVNQDQGATIGSQHLDVGAQIASGLQASPAVSDPLSLQPQTLSQAEAAMDDDGLYATVVIPPGFTADLLTVSGIARTSTGAHTVPTVEILTNLRAGTVSSQLATAILQPALAAASHQVGQRLVASIPPASRTPAATLYLTDPIKVTTTQYRPLPNNAALGLSAFYIALLTMMCGFLGGVIVNNVVDSALGYSTNEIGPRWRQRRPLPINRWQTQLVKWPVVVVLTAVLTAIELLVAAGVGMDTPYPLLLWVYMWLCAASVGVGTIVLFAAAGTFGQLIALLLFVYAGLASAGGTVPIEALPGPLRGLSNVEPLREILAGTRSIMYFGARADAGLAHGALAAGLGLLLWVILGAAIVTWYDRKRFYRLDPDVIEYVDAAIAQHQARRAAPGRSGTAPRGDRDDRDDQEEDGDEQSGG; the protein is encoded by the coding sequence GTGAAGTCCGATCCTCGCCTGCCGGTGCGAGCGGGCAAGCTGCTGCGGGTCCGCGCGGTGTGGATGGTCCCGTTGGTGCTGGGGTCGGTCGTGATCGCCGTCATGACCGCCGTGTACATCTCCGCGGTGGCCGACCCGGTCTCGCACCTGCGAGGTCTGCCGGTCGGCCTGGTGAACCAGGACCAGGGCGCCACGATCGGATCGCAGCACCTTGACGTCGGCGCGCAGATCGCGTCCGGCCTGCAGGCCAGTCCGGCCGTCTCGGACCCGCTGAGCCTGCAGCCGCAGACCCTCTCGCAGGCTGAGGCGGCGATGGACGACGACGGCCTGTATGCGACGGTGGTGATCCCACCCGGTTTCACCGCCGACCTGCTCACCGTCTCGGGCATCGCGCGGACGAGCACCGGTGCTCACACGGTGCCCACCGTCGAGATCCTCACGAATCTGCGGGCCGGCACGGTCAGCAGCCAGTTGGCCACCGCGATCCTGCAACCCGCTCTGGCGGCGGCCTCCCACCAGGTCGGTCAGCGCCTCGTCGCTTCGATCCCACCCGCGAGCCGGACGCCCGCCGCCACGCTCTACCTGACCGACCCGATCAAGGTGACGACCACTCAGTACCGGCCGCTGCCGAACAACGCAGCGCTCGGTCTGAGCGCCTTCTACATCGCACTGCTGACGATGATGTGCGGGTTCCTCGGCGGGGTGATCGTGAACAACGTCGTGGACTCCGCCCTCGGCTACTCGACCAACGAGATCGGGCCGCGCTGGCGCCAACGCCGGCCGCTGCCGATCAACCGCTGGCAGACACAGCTCGTCAAATGGCCCGTCGTCGTGGTCCTCACCGCCGTGCTCACCGCGATCGAACTCCTCGTGGCCGCCGGAGTGGGCATGGACACCCCCTATCCGCTGCTGCTGTGGGTCTACATGTGGCTGTGCGCCGCGAGCGTCGGCGTCGGCACGATCGTGCTGTTCGCCGCCGCCGGCACCTTCGGACAGCTCATCGCCCTGCTGCTGTTCGTCTATGCCGGCCTTGCCTCGGCCGGCGGGACGGTGCCGATCGAGGCGCTGCCCGGGCCCCTTCGCGGCCTGAGCAACGTCGAGCCGCTCCGCGAGATCCTGGCCGGCACCCGCTCGATCATGTACTTCGGCGCCCGCGCCGACGCGGGGCTCGCCCACGGCGCTCTGGCCGCCGGACTCGGACTGCTGCTCTGGGTGATCCTCGGAGCGGCCATCGTGACCTGGTACGACCGCAAACGGTTCTACCGCCTCGACCCGGACGTGATCGAGTACGTCGACGCCGCGATCGCGCAGCACCAAGCCCGTCGGGCGGCGCCTGGTCGGAGTGGTACCGCACCCCGCGGCGACCGCGATGACCGCGATGACCAGGAGGAAGACGGAGATGAGCAGTCCGGCGGCTAG
- a CDS encoding class F sortase codes for MRCHGSRLLRPSSGLVLGLLSALLAVGGSGAIAYALVSAPTPPVQPTAAQAGTLHPAARSARPNPTASLRTLPASPPTRLRIPSIGVDAVIDTLGLNPDRTVEVPGKPNDAGWYDGSAMPGQVGASVLLGHVDFVSTGPAVFYRLGELEPGAEILVTLEDGSTATFTTDAVREFPKSDFPTDEVYGPTDGTAQLRLITCGSWDSAEHKYVGNTIAFATLRPPGAQGVKAAASRPAAGPRPR; via the coding sequence ATGAGATGTCACGGCAGCCGTCTGCTCCGTCCCTCGAGCGGTCTCGTGCTCGGTCTGCTCTCCGCGCTGCTGGCCGTCGGGGGCTCTGGCGCCATCGCTTATGCGCTGGTTTCTGCCCCGACGCCGCCCGTGCAGCCCACAGCCGCGCAGGCCGGAACGCTCCATCCGGCTGCCCGCTCCGCGCGCCCGAATCCGACCGCGTCGCTGCGGACCTTGCCGGCGTCGCCGCCGACCCGGCTGCGCATCCCCTCAATCGGCGTGGACGCGGTCATCGACACGCTCGGCTTGAACCCAGACCGCACCGTCGAGGTCCCCGGCAAACCGAACGATGCCGGCTGGTACGACGGCTCGGCCATGCCCGGCCAGGTCGGCGCGTCCGTCCTGCTCGGCCACGTCGACTTCGTCAGCACCGGCCCAGCGGTCTTCTACCGGCTCGGGGAACTCGAGCCGGGAGCCGAGATCCTCGTCACGCTCGAAGACGGATCGACTGCCACGTTCACCACCGACGCCGTGCGCGAGTTCCCCAAAAGCGACTTCCCGACGGACGAGGTGTACGGCCCCACCGACGGCACCGCCCAACTGCGACTGATCACGTGCGGCAGCTGGGACTCAGCCGAACACAAGTACGTCGGTAACACCATCGCCTTCGCGACCCTGCGCCCACCCGGAGCTCAGGGCGTGAAAGCCGCGGCTTCGCGCCCGGCAGCGGGCCCACGTCCTCGCTGA
- a CDS encoding class I SAM-dependent methyltransferase: MTVRLQDGSAGDANYEAIGVGYTGYRQPDPRIAQAIAGALGDVRSVLNVGAGAGSYEAAAYEITAVEPSASMRAQRPAHLVEAIDAVAEDLPFDDDFFDASMATFSVHQWGDLAAGLGEMRRVTRGPVLVLTCDPDLVRDFWLYRYAPLVLDTEARRYPSIARIAELLGGTATVTYVQIPLDCTDGFNEAYYGRPEMLLDPGARRANSAWSFVPEPVAAAYTEHLARDLGDGSWDAHYGALRTQPECQGSLVLIRGIRD; the protein is encoded by the coding sequence ATGACGGTTCGTTTGCAGGACGGCAGTGCCGGAGACGCGAACTACGAGGCGATCGGTGTCGGCTACACCGGCTACCGTCAACCGGACCCGCGCATCGCGCAGGCGATCGCCGGGGCGCTCGGGGACGTGCGGAGCGTGCTGAATGTCGGGGCGGGAGCGGGCTCGTACGAAGCGGCCGCGTACGAGATCACGGCGGTCGAGCCGTCCGCGTCGATGCGGGCGCAGCGCCCGGCGCATCTGGTCGAGGCGATCGACGCGGTCGCCGAGGATCTGCCGTTCGACGACGACTTCTTCGACGCGTCGATGGCCACGTTCAGCGTCCACCAGTGGGGTGATCTGGCCGCGGGGCTGGGCGAGATGCGGCGGGTGACCCGCGGACCGGTCCTTGTGCTCACCTGCGACCCGGACTTGGTGCGCGATTTCTGGCTCTACCGCTACGCCCCGCTCGTCCTGGACACCGAGGCCCGCCGCTACCCGTCGATCGCGAGGATCGCCGAATTGCTCGGCGGCACGGCCACGGTGACCTACGTGCAGATCCCGCTCGACTGCACCGACGGATTCAACGAGGCCTACTACGGCCGCCCCGAGATGCTCTTGGATCCGGGCGCCCGCAGGGCCAACTCGGCGTGGAGTTTCGTGCCGGAGCCCGTCGCCGCCGCGTACACCGAGCACCTCGCCCGCGATCTCGGCGACGGCAGCTGGGACGCTCACTACGGCGCCCTGCGCACGCAGCCGGAGTGTCAGGGCTCGCTCGTCCTGATCCGCGGCATCCGCGACTGA
- a CDS encoding GNAT family N-acetyltransferase: MRDRLEVPGGLWLRRWSERDARAVASAFADPLMRGQSAEPPVSQEAAERWLVDQDERWRQGSSFSFAIADRQDVAVGNVAVGAIDRRHATGWVSYWITPAVRGTGAASRACRVLARWAFDEAGLFRLELGHRVNNPASCAVARAAGFAVEGLERQKLEYDGVRYDVELHARLATDADPDHPAG, encoded by the coding sequence GTGCGTGATCGGTTGGAAGTGCCGGGCGGGCTGTGGCTTCGCCGTTGGTCGGAACGGGATGCCCGGGCGGTCGCGAGCGCGTTCGCGGATCCTCTGATGCGCGGGCAGTCTGCTGAGCCGCCGGTATCGCAGGAGGCTGCGGAACGTTGGCTCGTTGATCAGGACGAGCGCTGGCGTCAGGGTTCTTCGTTCTCCTTCGCGATCGCCGACCGGCAGGACGTCGCGGTCGGCAACGTGGCCGTGGGCGCGATCGATCGGCGTCACGCGACCGGGTGGGTCTCGTACTGGATCACCCCGGCGGTTCGGGGGACCGGTGCCGCCTCGCGCGCTTGCAGGGTTCTGGCACGTTGGGCTTTCGACGAGGCCGGTCTGTTCCGGCTGGAGCTCGGCCATCGGGTCAATAATCCCGCTTCCTGTGCGGTGGCCAGGGCTGCCGGTTTCGCGGTCGAAGGGCTTGAACGGCAGAAGTTGGAGTATGACGGCGTGCGCTACGACGTCGAGCTGCACGCGCGCCTGGCCACCGACGCGGATCCCGATCACCCCGCCGGTTGA
- a CDS encoding cellulose binding domain-containing protein, translating to MQTNRQRRWIAAALAPALAVALAMTGAATRSSTASAASTDPVKVMPLGDSITDGYTTAGGYRTGLCQRLQTGGYNVQFVGSLASGPAIACSNYDEGLIGWRIDQIDADIVGWLNSTQPHTILLHIGTNDILQNYDVANAPSRLSTLIDHITTTLPSAEVFVAQITPLSSYNAQVQTFNAAIPGIVASKDAAGKHVHLVDMYDALTTSDLTDGIHPTAAGYDKMAATWYKALLTVPGSIGNPAQASSSPSASASTSASAPASAPASPSASASGTGPAGACKVSDTIDAWNTGLTENITVTNTGSSTVNGWKLTFTLASGQTVTNVWNATITPSSGTVSATNLSYNASLAPGGSASFGFQANHTGNTTPPPTFTLNGSTCVAG from the coding sequence ATGCAGACGAACAGGCAGAGACGATGGATCGCGGCCGCGCTCGCCCCGGCGCTGGCCGTCGCGCTCGCCATGACGGGAGCCGCGACACGCTCGAGCACCGCGAGCGCCGCCTCCACCGACCCGGTCAAGGTCATGCCGCTCGGCGACTCGATCACCGACGGATACACCACGGCGGGCGGATACCGCACCGGCCTGTGCCAGCGCCTCCAGACCGGCGGATACAACGTCCAGTTCGTCGGATCGCTCGCCAGCGGCCCGGCCATCGCGTGCTCCAACTACGACGAAGGACTCATCGGCTGGCGGATCGACCAGATCGACGCGGACATCGTCGGCTGGCTCAACTCCACCCAGCCGCACACGATCCTGCTGCACATCGGGACCAACGACATCCTGCAGAACTACGACGTCGCCAACGCCCCGAGCCGGCTGTCCACGCTCATCGACCACATCACCACCACCCTGCCGAGCGCGGAGGTGTTCGTCGCGCAGATCACTCCGTTGAGCAGCTACAACGCCCAGGTGCAAACCTTCAACGCCGCCATCCCCGGCATCGTGGCAAGCAAGGACGCTGCGGGCAAGCACGTGCACCTGGTCGACATGTACGACGCGTTGACCACCTCCGACCTGACCGACGGCATCCACCCCACGGCGGCCGGCTACGACAAGATGGCCGCGACCTGGTACAAGGCGCTGCTCACCGTACCCGGTAGCATCGGCAACCCCGCGCAGGCGAGTTCGAGCCCGTCGGCATCCGCATCCACCTCCGCGTCGGCACCAGCATCCGCACCCGCATCGCCGTCTGCATCCGCATCGGGCACCGGCCCGGCCGGGGCATGCAAGGTCTCTGACACGATCGACGCCTGGAACACCGGCCTGACCGAGAACATCACCGTCACGAACACCGGCAGCAGCACCGTCAACGGCTGGAAACTGACCTTCACCCTGGCGTCCGGACAGACCGTGACCAACGTGTGGAACGCCACGATCACCCCGTCCAGCGGCACGGTCAGCGCCACCAACCTGAGCTACAACGCCTCGCTCGCGCCCGGCGGCAGCGCCAGCTTCGGATTCCAGGCCAACCACACCGGCAACACCACACCGCCACCCACCTTCACCCTTAACGGCAGTACCTGCGTTGCCGGCTGA
- a CDS encoding twin-arginine translocation signal domain-containing protein: protein MTERSRRSFLKSATITGAVAGAALLPAGAADAAAIPQSRPEPGQGHEYEPLAGPAAAHPVVAYVKNAATGEIVVMSGEHEVVHKDPKLAARLTRLAAQAPAA from the coding sequence ATGACCGAGCGTTCCCGGCGCAGTTTCCTGAAGTCCGCGACCATCACGGGAGCGGTGGCGGGCGCCGCGCTGCTGCCGGCCGGCGCGGCCGACGCCGCGGCGATCCCCCAGTCCCGCCCCGAGCCCGGCCAGGGCCACGAGTACGAGCCCCTGGCCGGCCCGGCTGCGGCCCACCCGGTGGTGGCGTATGTGAAGAACGCCGCGACCGGGGAGATCGTCGTGATGTCCGGCGAGCACGAGGTGGTCCATAAGGACCCGAAGCTCGCCGCCCGCCTCACGCGGCTCGCCGCCCAAGCCCCCGCTGCCTGA
- a CDS encoding alpha/beta hydrolase has protein sequence MSATLPAPPAPYLEPAARELAEATDPHPRITEVPPQQGRDTLAGLQSGDGVDKPAVDEEWVEVDAGQYGTVRTRIVKPAGATGTLPVILYIHGAGWVFGDENTHDRLVRELVVGANAAAVFPVYDRAPEAKYPTQIEQNYAVGKWIVAHGASKGLDPGRIAVCGDSVGGNMSAVFALMAKDRGDVPLRAQVLLYPVTSARFDTASFQQFAEGYYLTADGMKWFWDQYTSDAKRRKEKYASPLEADLDELKGLPTTLVIVDEADILRDEGEAYAARLREAGVDVTSVRVLGIVHDFMMLDSLRDARATNVARQLTVDALRRALHG, from the coding sequence ATGTCCGCGACCCTTCCCGCTCCCCCCGCCCCCTACCTCGAGCCGGCCGCCCGGGAACTGGCCGAGGCCACGGACCCGCATCCGCGCATCACCGAGGTTCCGCCGCAGCAGGGCCGGGACACGCTTGCCGGGCTGCAGAGCGGCGACGGCGTCGACAAGCCCGCGGTCGACGAGGAGTGGGTCGAGGTCGACGCCGGGCAGTACGGCACGGTACGCACCCGCATCGTCAAGCCCGCCGGCGCCACCGGCACGCTTCCGGTCATCCTCTACATCCACGGCGCCGGCTGGGTCTTCGGGGACGAGAACACCCACGACCGGCTCGTGCGCGAACTGGTCGTGGGCGCGAACGCGGCAGCGGTCTTCCCGGTCTACGACCGGGCGCCGGAGGCCAAGTACCCCACGCAGATCGAGCAGAACTACGCGGTCGGCAAGTGGATCGTCGCCCACGGCGCGAGCAAGGGTCTCGACCCCGGCCGGATCGCGGTGTGCGGCGACTCGGTCGGCGGGAACATGTCCGCCGTCTTCGCCCTGATGGCCAAGGACCGCGGCGACGTCCCGCTCAGGGCCCAGGTACTGCTCTACCCCGTGACCAGCGCGAGGTTCGACACCGCGTCCTTCCAGCAGTTCGCCGAGGGGTACTACCTCACGGCCGACGGGATGAAGTGGTTCTGGGACCAGTACACCTCCGACGCCAAGCGGCGTAAGGAGAAGTACGCCTCGCCGCTGGAGGCCGACCTCGACGAGCTCAAGGGCCTGCCGACCACGCTGGTCATCGTCGACGAGGCGGACATCCTGCGCGACGAAGGCGAGGCGTACGCCGCCCGCCTGCGCGAAGCCGGAGTGGACGTCACCTCGGTGCGCGTACTCGGCATCGTGCACGACTTCATGATGCTCGACAGCCTGCGCGACGCCCGCGCGACCAACGTCGCCAGGCAACTCACCGTCGACGCACTCCGGCGAGCCCTGCACGGATGA